A stretch of the Chitinivibrionales bacterium genome encodes the following:
- a CDS encoding GxxExxY protein, translated as MNIVPDFKQKELTQKLIKAFYTVYNTLGYGFLEKVYENALMVELRKQSIQATQQQNLKVYYEKEIVGDYYADIHADNSVIIELKTAETLKEDDKYQLINSLRATESEVGLLINFGKKPEFRRVVFSNSNKQFAEIS; from the coding sequence ATGAACATTGTGCCGGACTTTAAGCAAAAAGAGCTGACTCAAAAACTTATAAAAGCTTTCTATACAGTTTATAATACGCTTGGATATGGATTTCTCGAGAAAGTATATGAAAATGCGCTGATGGTTGAGTTGCGTAAGCAATCAATCCAGGCAACGCAGCAGCAAAACCTGAAGGTTTACTATGAGAAAGAGATTGTTGGAGATTATTATGCCGACATTCATGCAGATAATAGCGTCATTATCGAGCTGAAAACAGCAGAAACTCTGAAAGAAGATGATAAATATCAGCTCATAAATTCTCTCAGAGCTACAGAATCCGAAGTCGGACTCCTGATAAATTTTGGCAAAAAGCCTGAATTTCGGAGAGTAGTCTTTTCAAACTCAAATAAACAATTTGCGGAAATCAGCTAA
- a CDS encoding DUF1795 domain-containing protein, which translates to MSRDNYGTDKQPVRPLPSPGWKETTVYTFEGPHDSGVQHNIIITIDNEPSKKIGLKDYAHQQIGNSKQYLPGFEMVQKREIRLPSGLDGYELVYKYAPSDELVLYQKQVFVIMEEKGYCFTGTFSKKTMKTIVHEVDEIISSFRPGLQEEE; encoded by the coding sequence ATCAGCAGGGATAACTATGGCACAGACAAACAACCAGTTCGCCCTCTCCCTTCCCCTGGATGGAAAGAGACAACGGTGTACACATTCGAAGGCCCCCATGACAGCGGGGTGCAGCATAATATCATTATCACGATCGACAACGAGCCGTCAAAGAAAATCGGGCTCAAAGACTACGCGCACCAGCAGATCGGCAACTCGAAACAGTATCTGCCCGGATTCGAAATGGTCCAGAAGCGGGAAATCCGCCTGCCATCAGGCCTTGACGGCTACGAGCTGGTCTACAAATACGCGCCCTCGGATGAGCTGGTGCTGTATCAGAAACAGGTGTTTGTGATCATGGAAGAAAAAGGGTATTGCTTTACGGGTACATTCTCCAAAAAAACCATGAAAACGATCGTGCACGAAGTGGACGAAATAATAAGCAGTTTTCGTCCGGGGTTGCAAGAGGAAGAATAG